In bacterium, the DNA window CCCGTGCCGGACGGTGAGCTTCGCGGTGTGGTTCAGATCACGGGTTGACAGGAAACGCAGGGTCGCTAGGTCCCCGGCGGCAAGGTATGAACCGCCCTCCACGCCGCGGCATTGGCGGTGGATGACTCCCCCCCACCTGCTGTCCAGGACAGCGTCCTTTTCGATCTCACCGAGGCAGGAAAGGCAGCTGCCCAGTTCGGGCATGAGACCCAGCTCTCCCAGCAGCCTGACCTCGAAAAGCAGAAGGACGCGGAACAGGTCTGTCCCCTCCTCCAGCCCTCTCAGGCAAGCCAGCAGGAGTTCGTATGTGCCAGGCGAAGGATCGTCTTCCTGGACGCAGTGAGCGGTGGTCTGGCTCATGTACGACGCGGCGCACAGCGTCCTGTAATCGGACCGGATGGCCAGGAACGGTTCGATGACATCGGCGGTCCGGATCCTCTTCAGCTTCCCTTCCTTGCGTGACGCGTACAGGTGAAGGCTGGTCCTGACAAAAAGGTCCAGGGGCGCCGACTTTCCCTTCCTGATGTTCCCCGCCGCCG includes these proteins:
- the recO gene encoding DNA repair protein RecO; its protein translation is MGSTFSTEAIVLFSTDVGEEDRILSFLTRDRGLVRAAASAAGNIRKGKSAPLDLFVRTSLHLYASRKEGKLKRIRTADVIEPFLAIRSDYRTLCAASYMSQTTAHCVQEDDPSPGTYELLLACLRGLEEGTDLFRVLLLFEVRLLGELGLMPELGSCLSCLGEIEKDAVLDSRWGGVIHRQCRGVEGGSYLAAGDLATLRFLSTRDLNHTAKLTVRHGDAKRIFGLVHGFAVHHLGYESKAIKMLKNEK